A stretch of Girardinichthys multiradiatus isolate DD_20200921_A chromosome 20, DD_fGirMul_XY1, whole genome shotgun sequence DNA encodes these proteins:
- the pck1 gene encoding phosphoenolpyruvate carboxykinase, cytosolic [GTP], protein MPPQIQSHNQNGLRVLQGELSALSPAVREFVEVNVSLCQPESLHICDGSDQENRAILTQLEEQGMIKKLTKYENCWLARTDPRDVARVESKTVIVTQNQRETVPTPVGGGISQLGRWMSPEEFDKAMAQRFPGCMKGRTMYVIPFSMGPVGSPLSKIGVELTDSPYVVASMRVMTRMGKAVLAALGNGEFVRCLHSVGCPLPLKKPLVNNWPCNPEQTLIAHIPERRQIISFGSGYGGNSLLGKKCFALRIASRIAKEEGWLAEHMLILGITSPAGEKKYMAAAFPSACGKTNLAMLCPTLPGWKVECVGDDIAWMKFDNQGNLRAINPENGFFGVAPGTSVKTNPNAMATIVKNTIFTNVAETSEGGIYWEGMDQELTEGVTLTSWKNKSWSSEDGEPCAHPNSRFCTPAGQCPIIDPQWESSEGVPIEAIIFGGRRPEGVPLVYEAFNWQHGVFVGAAMRSEATAAAEHKGKVIMHDPFAMRPFFGYNFGQYLSHWLSMADRPGTKLPKIFHVNWFRKSPKAGFLWPGFGDNIRVLDWMFRRMNGNTGAMPSAVGYLPCYDSLNLQGLEGKVNLNELFSLDQEFWQKEVEEVRKYFTTQVNDDLPNEVARQLELLQQRVRQM, encoded by the exons ATGCCTCCTCAGATCCAGTCACACAACCAGAACGGTCTCAGGGTCCTGCAGGGCGAGCTCAGTGCCCTCAGCCCAGCAGTCAGGGAGTTCGTGGAGGTAAATGTGTCTCTGTGCCAGCCTGAGTCCCTCCACATCTGTGATGGCTCAGACCAGGAAAACCGAGCCATCCTGACCCAGCTGGAGGAACAAGGAATGATCAAGAAGCTCACCAAATATGAGAACTG CTGGTTGGCCAGAACAGACCCAAGAGATGTGGCTAGGGTCGAGAGCAAGACGGTAATTGTAACCCAGAACCAGAGGGAAACGGTTCCCACACCAGTGGGTGGTGGAATCAGCCAACTGGGGCGGTGGATGTCCCCGGAGGAGTTTGACAAAGCCATGGCTCAACGGTTCCCTGGCTGCATGAAAG GTCGCACCATGTATGTGATTCCCTTTAGTATGGGCCCTGTAGGTTCTCCCCTCTCTAAGATTGGCGTCGAGCTGACTGATTCCCCCTATGTGGTAGCCAGCATGAGGGTGATGACCCGTATGGGGAAGGCTGTGCTCGCTGCACTGGGAAATGGCGAGTTTGTCCGCTGTTTGCACTCCGTTGGCTGCCCTCTACCACTTAAAA AGCCCCTGGTAAATAACTGGCCCTGCAACCCTGAGCAGACGCTTATCGCCCATATCCCAGAGCGCAGACAAATTATCTCATTTGGCAGTGGTTATGGTGGAAACTCCCTCCTGGGAAAGAAATGCTTCGCTCTGCGCATCGCCTCACGCATCGCCAAGGAGGAGGGCTGGCTGGCAGAGCATATGCTG ATCCTAGGCATCACCAGCCCTGCTGGAGAGAAGAAGTACATGGCAGCAGCCTTCCCCAGTGCCTGTGGTAAAACCAACCTAGCTATGCTCTGTCCAACGTTGCCTGGCTGGAAGGTTGAGTGTGTAGGAGACGACATCGCCTGGATGAAGTTTGACAACCAgg GCAACTTGCGTGCAATCAATCCTGAGAATGGCTTTTTTGGTGTTGCACCTGGTACATCAGTTAAGACCAACCCCAACGCCATGGCAACCATTGTTAAGAACACAATTTTCACAAATGTAGCAGAAACCAGTGAAGGGGGAATATACTGGGAGGGAATGGACCAGGAACTGACTGAGGGAGTCACGCTCACATCATGGAAGAACAAGTCCTGGAGTTCAGAAGATG GGGAACCCTGCGCCCATCCCAACTCTCGTTTTTGCACGCCAGCAGGACAGTGTCCAATTATTGACCCACAGTGGGAATCATCAGAAGGAGTCCCCATTGAGGCCATTATTTTTGGAGGCAGAAGGCCAGAAG GTGTTCCTCTGGTGTATGAAGCCTTCAACTGGCAACACGGAGTATTTGTTGGAGCAGCAATGAGGTCAGAGGCCACTGCAGCAGCTGAACACAAAG GCAAGGTGATCATGCATGACCCCTTTGCCATGCGCCCATTCTTTGGCTACAACTTTGGCCAATACCTCTCTCACTGGCTGAGCATGGCTGATCGCCCTGGTACAAAGCTGCCCAAGATCTTCCATGTCAACTGGTTCCGAAAGAGTCCCAAAGCTGGCTTCCTCTGGCCTGGTTTTGGAGACAACATCCGTGTTTTGGACTGGATGTTCCGGCGAATGAATGGCAACACCGGTGCCATGCCTTCTGCGGTGGGCTACCTTCCCTGCTATGATTCCCTGAATCTCCAGGGCCTGGAGGGGAAGGTGAACCTCAATGAGTTGTTCTCGTTGGATCAGGAGTTCTGgcagaaggaagtggaggaagTGAGGAAGTATTTCACCACGCAAGTGAACGATGACCTGCCCAATGAGGTGGCCCGGCAGCTGGAACTGTTGCAGCAGAGGGTGAGGCAGATGTAA
- the LOC124856987 gene encoding elastase-1-like → MLRILVLSCLAALAVAELEHQPRYLEDSLQRVIGGGVASPNSWPWQISLQYQSGSSFYHTCGGSLIRAGWVMTAAHCVDSSRNYRVVLGEHDLNSNSGREQIISVSQIYINSNWASSNVANGYDIALLRLSSNAALNSYVQLASLPPSGQVLPHNNPCYITGWGRTSTGGSLSAQLKQAYLPVVDHATCSSSGWWGSTVKTTMVCAGGGNESGCNGDSGGPLNCQVNGKYYVHGITSFVSGMGCNYYQKPTVFTRVSAYISWMNSILN, encoded by the exons ATGCTCAGGATTTTGGTGTTGTCATGTCTTGCTGCTTTGG cGGTGGCTGAGCTGGAGCACCAGCCAAGGTACCTGGAGGACAGCCTTCAGAGAGTTATAGGAGGCGGTGTTGCCAGTCCCAACTCCTGGCCCTGGCAG ATCTCCCTTCAGTACCAATCTGGCAGCAGCTTCTACCACACCTGTGGAGGTAGCCTGATTCGTGCTGGTTGGGTGATGACCGCTGCTCACTGTGTGGACAG CTCAAGAAATTATCGTGTTGTTCTCGGTGAACATGACCTGAACTCCAACAGTGGAAGGGAACAGATCATCAGTGTCAGCCAGATTTACATCAACTCCAACTGGGCTTCAAGCAACGTTGCTAATGG ATATGACATTGCTCTGTTGAGactgtcatctaatgctgccctGAACTCCTACGTCCAGCTTGCTTCCCTGCCCCCATCAGGCCAGGTCCTGCCCCACAACAACCCCTGCTACATCACTGGATGGGGACGTACCTCCA CTGGTGGTAGCCTGTCTGCTCAGCTCAAGCAGGCTTATCTTCCTGTGGTGGACCATGCAACTTGTTCCAGCAGTGGCTGGTGGGGAAGTACCGTGAAAACCACCATGGTGTGCGCCGGAGGTGGTAATGAGTCAGGATGCAAT ggtGATTCTGGTGGCCCTTTGAACTGCCAGGTCAACGGCAAGTACTACGTGCATGGCATTACCAGCTTTGTGTCTGGAATGGGCTGCAATTATTATCAGAAACCCACGGTCTTCACCCGTGTGTCTGCTTACATCAGCTGGATGAACTCA atCCTTAATTAA
- the LOC124857003 gene encoding elastase-1-like, producing MLRILVLSCLAALAVAELEHQPRYLEDSLQRVIGGGVASPNSWPWQISLQYQSGSSFYHTCGGSLIRAGWVMTAAHCVDSSRNYRVVLGEHDLNSNSGREQIISVSQIYINSNWASSNVANGYDIALLRLSSNAALNSYVQLASLPPSGQVLPHNNPCYITGWGRTSTGGSLSAQLKQAYLPVVDHATCSSSGWWGSTVKTTMVCAGGGNEAGCNGDSGGPLNCQVNGKYYVHGIASFVSGMGCNYYQKPTVFTRVSAYISWMNSILN from the exons ATGCTCAGGATTTTGGTGTTGTCATGTCTTGCTGCTTTGG cGGTGGCTGAGCTGGAGCACCAGCCAAGGTACCTGGAGGACAGCCTTCAGAGAGTTATAGGAGGCGGTGTTGCCAGTCCCAACTCCTGGCCCTGGCAG ATCTCCCTTCAGTACCAATCTGGCAGCAGCTTCTACCACACCTGTGGAGGTAGCCTGATTCGTGCTGGTTGGGTGATGACCGCTGCTCACTGTGTGGACAG CTCAAGAAATTATCGTGTTGTTCTCGGTGAACATGACCTGAACTCCAACAGTGGAAGGGAACAGATCATCAGTGTCAGCCAGATTTACATCAACTCCAACTGGGCTTCAAGCAACGTTGCTAATGG ATATGACATCGCTCTGTTGAGACTGTCATCTAATGCCGCCCTGAACTCCTACGTCCAGCTTGCTTCCCTGCCCCCATCAGGCCAGGTCCTGCCCCACAACAACCCCTGCTACATCACTGGATGGGGACGTACCTCCA CTGGTGGTAGCCTGTCTGCTCAGCTCAAGCAGGCTTATCTTCCTGTGGTGGACCATGCAACTTGTTCCAGCAGTGGCTGGTGGGGAAGTACCGTGAAAACCACCATGGTGTGCGCCGGAGGTGGTAATGAGGCTGGATGCAAT ggtGATTCTGGTGGCCCTTTGAACTGCCAGGTCAACGGCAAGTACTACGTGCATGGCATTGCCAGCTTTGTGTCTGGAATGGGCTGCAATTATTATCAGAAACCCACGGTCTTCACCCGTGTGTCTGCTTACATCAGCTGGATGAACTCA atCCTTAATTAA